A window of Deltaproteobacteria bacterium genomic DNA:
TAAGCGTTGGCGGGCAGTGGAGCGCACCCACTACCTTGGCGAGTGGCATTTCCACCCCGTTGCCCATATCGAACCGAGCAGCGACGACTTTGAGCAGATGATCGAGATTAACAATTCCAAGGATTACGACTGTAAAGAGCCGATAATGCTCATCCTCGGTACTGGGGAACGCCAACGGCAGCGGCCGTTCCGTGCGTTCGTCTGTCCTGACGATGGTCCTCCACTGGAGCTGATAGCTATCCCGAACTAGAAGGACGGTAGTACCCCTCAAGTATCTCCCATATCATTCTCAGCCAGGCCGAACTGTTCGCCGAGAAGTGGGCGGCGTAATTGGATGTCCGCCCAAAAGTATCATTGTTGAGCAAATGACGAGTCTGCATGATTCCTCACATGAAGTGTGCGGAGAGCATACGGACTTTGCGAAGGCGGCTGGGACTCTCCCAGAAGGCCGTGGCCATCGAGGCGGACTTAAGACGGCAGACGCTGTCTGGAATTGAATCCGGCCGGATCAACCCCACGAAGGTCGAAGCCGGAAAAATCGCAAAAGCTCTCTCCGTGCACACCCGTGAGGTGCTTGCATGTCTACGGAATCAGCGTTCCCGTATCTGGACCAGCCGGAAGCAGCTGGACCGGAAGAAGAGACGATAGAAGCGGACGAAACGGCCGCGGCCGCTGTGAGGGAACCGGTCAGGCCGTCCAGACCAGTTCCCACCGCGTCCCCGCTCACGCCGGAGGACGAGGAGGTGCTCCGCAAGATCGCCGAATCCCTCGGCGGTAACACTGGTGGCAAGCTGTCCCTTCGCCTCCGGCGGTTCAGAAGGGGCGAGGGTCTGAAAAGCATCCGGGCAATTGCCCTGGAACGCTGGATGTTCGAGGACGGCTTTGATCTCGAAAAGGTGATCGGCGAGCACTATGGCGACGGCAAGTATCACTGGGAAATCCGGAACAGCGGGAAATATTTCAAGTCGGGCGTGTGCGACATCGAGACGTACGGCGCCTTTTCAGGCGACGACGAGGAAGATACGCAAGCTCCAGCGCCCGCCGGGGAACCTGTTCCTGTCGATCTTTCCGGCCTGACGTCCCGGATCAGGAGCGAGCTTCTGGCTGAACTGCGCCCCAGGGAAACGGCCCAGCCGCAGGTGGATATCGCCGGAATGGTCCGGTCGGCTCTCGAACCCGTGATCCGGGTTCTGGAATCGAAGGCGACGGAAAAGCAGTCGGATCCGTCCGTCGCGGCTGTTCTGGGACTTCTTTCCCAGCAGAACCAGACGCTGATGACACTGATTGGCAAGGCACTGGAGACTCCCAGGGTGAATCCGGCGCCAGCGGCGGCCTCAGACCCGATCGATTCGTTTGGGAAGCTGCTAGACATAGCCAAACAGCTCCAGCCGTCCATTTTCCCGATGCCTTCGATGACGGGTGGCAGCGATGACGACGGCTCCGGGGACGATGACGACGAGTTTTTACCGGAATCCCCTGAACCTGTTCCAGCCGCATCTCTCGGCCAGCAGTTCCTGGACACGATCAAGGGTTCGGTTGGCCGGGTAGCTGAACAGTTCGTGCTCACAGGTGAAAAGGCCCTGACCGGCGGCCTTGCGGGTGGTCCTGAAACAGCGGGGCTTTCCGTCGCACCGCCGGCCGCAGCCGTACACCCTGCCCCGTCGGCCCCTCAGAACCCCGCCACGGTAGTCGAGGCCCTCCTGTGCGGCGTCGAGCAGTGCGTGAAAGAAAAGCGCCCTGTGAGTGAATTCCTGACGGCGCTCACCGCCGGAACGACCCCGGAGTTCATGGCATCCGCCCGTCAGCTCACCGTCGAGCAGATCACATCGTTTGGAGCGTCCATCGGACGCCCCGACCTCACCGAGCGGTTCCGCCAGCCCGACGTCCAGAAATACCTCGGCGAGGCCCTGTCGGCCCTCAAGGGAGGTGACGGCAAATGAACATTCCTGAAATCCCGGTCCGGCAGATCCCCTACAACATGTCCCGGGGCATGAAGGGGACGAAGATCACGCTCGCGCACATGGCGCTGGTCATGTGGAAGACGAGCCATTCGACGCGGCTGGCGAGGTTCGCCCGCGACGTGATTTCGCGGGCGAAGATCAGGGAGTACGACCAGCTTGGCGAGATCACGGCGCTCTTCTCATGGGTCCGGCGGAACGTCCGGTATACCCGCGACCCCCAGAACCACGAATGGCTACAAACGCCGCTCGTCACGGTCCTGTTCGGACACGGGGACTGCGACTGCCAGGCGATGCTTCTGGGGACGCTGCTGATGAGCATTGGCTATCCAGTGCGTATCGTCATTGTCGGAAACGCGCCGGACCAGTTCTTTCACGTCTTTCTCGCCGCCCGTTACCGGAAGGACGGACAGGACCAGTGGATTGATCTTGATCCCACGGTGGCTGACGGACTTGGCCTCAAGCGCATCTTCGCCGCACGGCGGGAGTTCGACGTCCTGGAACAGGGTGCACTGAAGGAAACGAGCACAGCCCCAGCCTACGGCCTCGGGAACTTTCTCGGCGACCTGTTCGCCGGGCCGCCGAAGGTGATCTCGATGAAGGTAGGCTCAAAGGAAATCCGTGTGCCTTGGAGTGTCCGGGATATTCCGTATGTCTCGGACGCCGAATGGGACAACTGGTTCCGCCAGCTCAAGGAGACCCTGACTCCGGAGGAGATCCTCCAGGTCGAGGCAGGATTCGACCGGCTGGAGCAGGCAGGGGCGCTTTCGAATAAATCGCCTGAACTCTCCGGCCTCTGGGACAAGGTGAAAAAGGGGCTCAAGAAAGTGGCCGCCCCGCTGGCCGTCGTCGCCGCTCCCATCACCGGCGGCGCGTCGATCGCGGCCCTTGCAGCCTACAAGGGCGGGAAGGCGATGGCGGGGAAGAAGGCCGCCGCGCCCGGCCGGGCTTCCAAGGCGCCGCGCACGCCGAAGGCTCCCAAAGCCAGGGCGGAGGTCAAGGCCGACACCCCGGATGCCATTCCGGCCGTGAAGGCCGAAGCCGGCCGTAACTACCTCCTCATGGGCGGGGGGCTCGCCGCTGCCGGCGGCCTTGCGTACGTCGCCACCCGGGACTCCTGAAAGCGAAAACGTTCACGATGAAGAATTCCCGCCCCGTCACGCTGTCAGTCC
This region includes:
- a CDS encoding Mov34/MPN/PAD-1 family protein; the encoded protein is MMTWKGKTEGGRFAVELPDTVINALDRYCREAGSSETGGILIGRHSADLSVATVYEATPPPSDSRRGRSWFLRGVNGLREMLHKRWRAVERTHYLGEWHFHPVAHIEPSSDDFEQMIEINNSKDYDCKEPIMLILGTGERQRQRPFRAFVCPDDGPPLELIAIPN
- a CDS encoding helix-turn-helix transcriptional regulator, whose translation is MKCAESIRTLRRRLGLSQKAVAIEADLRRQTLSGIESGRINPTKVEAGKIAKALSVHTREVLACLRNQRSRIWTSRKQLDRKKRR
- a CDS encoding transglutaminase domain-containing protein: MNIPEIPVRQIPYNMSRGMKGTKITLAHMALVMWKTSHSTRLARFARDVISRAKIREYDQLGEITALFSWVRRNVRYTRDPQNHEWLQTPLVTVLFGHGDCDCQAMLLGTLLMSIGYPVRIVIVGNAPDQFFHVFLAARYRKDGQDQWIDLDPTVADGLGLKRIFAARREFDVLEQGALKETSTAPAYGLGNFLGDLFAGPPKVISMKVGSKEIRVPWSVRDIPYVSDAEWDNWFRQLKETLTPEEILQVEAGFDRLEQAGALSNKSPELSGLWDKVKKGLKKVAAPLAVVAAPITGGASIAALAAYKGGKAMAGKKAAAPGRASKAPRTPKAPKARAEVKADTPDAIPAVKAEAGRNYLLMGGGLAAAGGLAYVATRDS